The following proteins are encoded in a genomic region of Amia ocellicauda isolate fAmiCal2 chromosome 6, fAmiCal2.hap1, whole genome shotgun sequence:
- the mab21l3 gene encoding protein mab-21-like 3: MTDFTDEDLDNFLQNEVDLRHRQVYKTVEQVQHIMRNLTTEVSNKDGRFQSISNAGIHSDNLKDQPALMAKWTALLRGRCTYNPAIQVLTPTLFLISVPIRGLCGYKERKARQWRYYTLSGSKLLSPVREPEKLHQWLELENFSNPSQEWHDARVAIEGDIVPAKVVNVFKELLEAAIQSCNLVSKVSVLESVGSVVRVAVETSEVQTEVELFPTVELINCWPKKARWPRFLKRWPSKEKARCIKSFGFNLMASSNYHWLLSFSRAEQVLMSSIDEDGGCRRKCYRIMRQLKEDIWCTGSKPVITAYHLQTLLFWSCEKYPSTKDWWNFKQSFLRLVKKLHKCVSQRYLRHYFVRGYNLLKYANTNELDMMGKKILDFLENPGLYIH; encoded by the exons ATGACAGATTTTACAGATGAAGACCTGGACAACTTTCTGCAAAATGAG GTGGACCTCAGACACCGACAGGTTTACAAGACAGTAGAGCAGGTACAACATATAATGAGGAATCTGACCACAGAGGTGAGCAACAAGGATGGAAGATTTCAGTCGATCTCTAACGCCGGTATCCACAGTGATAACTTAAAG GACCAGCCTGCTTTAATGGCAAAATGGACAGCTCTTCTGCGAGGGAGATGCACATATAACCCAGCCATCCAG GTCCTCACACCTACCCTCTTCTTGATCTCTGTGCCAATCAGGGGTCTGTGTGGGTATAAAGAGCGCAAGGCCAGGCAGTGGCGTTATTACACCCTGAGCGGATCAAAACTGTTGTCCCCAGTGCGGGAACCGGAGAAGCTACACCAATGGCTGGAGCTTGAGAATTTCAGCAACCCATCCCAGGAGTGGCATGATGCTCGAGTGGCCATCGAGGGGGACATTGTGCCAGCCAAGGTGGTGAATGTCTTCAAAGAGCTGCTGGAAGCTGCCATCCAAAGCTGTAACCTCGTCA GTAAAGTCAGTGTGTTAGAGTCCGTAGGCTCAGTGGTACGTGTTGCCGTGGAAACATCTGAAGTGCAGACAGAGGTGGAACTTTTTCCAACTGTGGAGCTCATAAACTGCTGGCCGAAAAAGGCTCGCTGGCCTAGATTCCTCAAACGATGGCCCTCAAAGGAGAAAGCAAGATGCATCAAG tctttTGGATTTAATCTGATGGCCTCTTCGAATTACCACTGGCTGCTGTCCTTCTCGAGAGCGGAGCAGGTCTTGATGAGCAGTATTGATGAGGACGGTGGCTGCAGAAGGAAGTGCTATCGGATCATGAGGCAACTGAAAGAGGACATTTGGTGCACTGGAAGTAAACCTGTAATCACTGCCTACCATCTGCAG ACCCTGTTATTTTGGTCCTGCGAGAAATATCCTTCCACCAAAGACTGGTGGAACTTTAAACAGAGTTTCCTTCGACTTGTGAAGAAGCTTCATAAATGTGTGAGTCAGAGGTACCTGAGACATTATTTTGTAAGGGGCTACAATCTGCTTAAATACGCCAACACAAACGAGCTGGATATGATGGGCAAAAAGATATTGGATTTCCTTGAGAATCCTGGACTCTACATCCACTGA
- the LOC136751177 gene encoding solute carrier family 22 member 15 isoform X1 — translation MDVEEAFKVVGEMGIYQMYLCFLLAFLLMLYVAAEAVLLTLVGLSPAFQWDLQGLLANSSLANVSSMEEGQVLKHWLHEANQSEIHRHLQFSNRYSSVISEWYLVGDAEYEVSMANSLYFGGVLIGAVTFGQLSDIYGRKKIYLIGLAFDTVFAVATALVPTYQLFAVSRFLVGIMNGGCSLVAFVLLNEYVGTSYWSLTGTLGSFSFGVGIIVYAAIGYFIQSWRWLAFVANVLAVLVFFLSLFIPESPRWLYSRSRISEAEKVLSLISRRNKNSKSLISLSAPPIAKNRQKASSLDLFRHRVLLKRSLVMMYAWFVCSLVYYGLTLNAGNMDGNVYVNLGLSGVAELPSSPISFYLINRKWCGRRRSLSGFFFLGGIACVVIACVPEKQGTGLFAIVNKMTLSLLGKMAISAAFSIVYIYSSELYPTVVRNAGMGVCSMASRLGGILAPFIPSLKLIQWALPFIVFGTAGLSAGVLTLLLPETLLKTLPETLSDLEQDSPDVGYRRLGDEDLLLEPICRDSAAHSEWQEDEDEFLNAAEQTQMM, via the exons ATGGATGTTGAAGAAGCATTTAAAGTCGTTGGGGAAATGGGTATTTATCAAATGTACCTGTGTTTTCTGCTAGCGTTTCTGTTAATG CTTTATGTTGCCGCAGAAGCTGTCCTTCTTACCCTGGTGGGGTTATCACCTGCGTTTCAGTGGGATCTCCAAGGGCTGTTGGCCAATTCCAGCCTAGCCAATGTATCTTCCATGGAGGAGGGTCAGGTATTGAAACACTGGCTGCATGAGGCAAACCAAAGTGAAATACACAGACATCTGCAGTTCAGTAATCGCTACTCTTCCGTTATCTCTGAG TGGTACTTGGTAGGAGATGCAGAATATGAAGTTTCAATGGCAAACTCCTTATACTTCGGTGGTGTGCTAATAGGGGCTGTCACCTTTGGGCAACTTTCTGACATCTATGGAAGAAAGAAAATCTACCTTATAG GCTTGGCGTTTGACACCGTTTTTGCTGTTGCCACGGCACTTGTGCCTACATATCAACTATTTGCGGTCTCCCGGTTCCTGGTGGGGATCATGAATGGAGGATGTTCATtggttgcttttgttttgctaaaTGAATATGTGGGTACATCCTACTGGTCTCTCACAG GAACTCTAGGCAGTTTTTCCTTTGGTGTTGGAATAATTGTCTATGCTGCCATTGGTTATTTTATCCAGTCCTGGAGGTGGCTAGCATTTGTAGCTAATGTGCTAGCAGTGCTAGTGTTTTTTCTGTCATT ATTCATTCCAGAATCTCCACGCTGGCTTTACTCTCGAAGTCGAATCAGTGAAGCTGAAAAGGTCCTCTCCTTGATCAGCAGACGAAACAAAAACTCAAAGTCCTTAATTTCTTTATCAGCCCCACCGATAGCCAAGAACAGGCAGAAAGCCAGTTCCCTGGACCTGTTCCGACACAGAGTCCTCCTCAAGCGTAGCCTGGTCATGATGTATGCATG GTTTGTGTGCAGTCTTGTCTACTATGGTCTTACATTGAATGCTGGGAACATGGATGGAAATGTCTATGTCAATTTGGGCCTTTCAGGAGTTGCAGAACTGCCTTCTTCCCCAATTAGTTTTTACTTAATTAATCGCAAATG gTGTGGACGAAGGAGGTCCTTatcaggattttttttcttgggAGGGATAGCTTGTGTCGTAATAGCATGTGTGCCAGAAAAACAAG GAACTGGACTGTTTGCAATTGTTAACAAAATGACTCTTTCACTGCTGGGCAAGATGGCTATCAGTGCAGCCTTCAGCATTGTGTACATTTACTCTTCTGAGCTCTACCCAACAGTAGTCAG GAACGCTGGCATGGGAGTGTGCTCCATGGCATCACGGTTAGGAGGCATACTGGCGCCCTTCATCCCGTCTTTG AAATTGATACAGTGGGCCCTGCCTTTTATTGTGTTTGGGACTGCTGGTCTGTCGGCAGGGGTTCTGACACTGTTGCTGCCTGAAACCCTCTTGAAGACCCTGCCAGAGACCCTCTCAGACTTGGAACAAGACTCTCCTGATGTTGGTTACCGAAGACTTGGAGATGAAGATTTGTTACTGGAGCCAATTTGCAGAGATTCG GCAGCCCACAGCGAGTGgcaggaggatgaggatgagtTCCTCAATGCAGCTGAACAAACACAAATGATGTGA
- the LOC136751177 gene encoding solute carrier family 22 member 15 isoform X2 — MDVEEAFKVVGEMGIYQMYLCFLLAFLLMLYVAAEAVLLTLVGLSPAFQWDLQGLLANSSLANVSSMEEGQVLKHWLHEANQSEIHRHLQFSNRYSSVISEWYLVGDAEYEVSMANSLYFGGVLIGAVTFGQLSDIYGRKKIYLIGLAFDTVFAVATALVPTYQLFAVSRFLVGIMNGGCSLVAFVLLNEYVGTSYWSLTGTLGSFSFGVGIIVYAAIGYFIQSWRWLAFVANVLAVLVFFLSLFIPESPRWLYSRSRISEAEKVLSLISRRNKNSKSLISLSAPPIAKNRQKASSLDLFRHRVLLKRSLVMMYAWFVCSLVYYGLTLNAGNMDGNVYVNLGLSGVAELPSSPISFYLINRKWCGRRRSLSGFFFLGGIACVVIACVPEKQGTGLFAIVNKMTLSLLGKMAISAAFSIVYIYSSELYPTVVRNAGMGVCSMASRLGGILAPFIPSLKLIQWALPFIVFGTAGLSAGVLTLLLPETLLKTLPETLSDLEQDSPDVGYRRLGDEDLLLEPICRDSPTASGRRMRMSSSMQLNKHK; from the exons ATGGATGTTGAAGAAGCATTTAAAGTCGTTGGGGAAATGGGTATTTATCAAATGTACCTGTGTTTTCTGCTAGCGTTTCTGTTAATG CTTTATGTTGCCGCAGAAGCTGTCCTTCTTACCCTGGTGGGGTTATCACCTGCGTTTCAGTGGGATCTCCAAGGGCTGTTGGCCAATTCCAGCCTAGCCAATGTATCTTCCATGGAGGAGGGTCAGGTATTGAAACACTGGCTGCATGAGGCAAACCAAAGTGAAATACACAGACATCTGCAGTTCAGTAATCGCTACTCTTCCGTTATCTCTGAG TGGTACTTGGTAGGAGATGCAGAATATGAAGTTTCAATGGCAAACTCCTTATACTTCGGTGGTGTGCTAATAGGGGCTGTCACCTTTGGGCAACTTTCTGACATCTATGGAAGAAAGAAAATCTACCTTATAG GCTTGGCGTTTGACACCGTTTTTGCTGTTGCCACGGCACTTGTGCCTACATATCAACTATTTGCGGTCTCCCGGTTCCTGGTGGGGATCATGAATGGAGGATGTTCATtggttgcttttgttttgctaaaTGAATATGTGGGTACATCCTACTGGTCTCTCACAG GAACTCTAGGCAGTTTTTCCTTTGGTGTTGGAATAATTGTCTATGCTGCCATTGGTTATTTTATCCAGTCCTGGAGGTGGCTAGCATTTGTAGCTAATGTGCTAGCAGTGCTAGTGTTTTTTCTGTCATT ATTCATTCCAGAATCTCCACGCTGGCTTTACTCTCGAAGTCGAATCAGTGAAGCTGAAAAGGTCCTCTCCTTGATCAGCAGACGAAACAAAAACTCAAAGTCCTTAATTTCTTTATCAGCCCCACCGATAGCCAAGAACAGGCAGAAAGCCAGTTCCCTGGACCTGTTCCGACACAGAGTCCTCCTCAAGCGTAGCCTGGTCATGATGTATGCATG GTTTGTGTGCAGTCTTGTCTACTATGGTCTTACATTGAATGCTGGGAACATGGATGGAAATGTCTATGTCAATTTGGGCCTTTCAGGAGTTGCAGAACTGCCTTCTTCCCCAATTAGTTTTTACTTAATTAATCGCAAATG gTGTGGACGAAGGAGGTCCTTatcaggattttttttcttgggAGGGATAGCTTGTGTCGTAATAGCATGTGTGCCAGAAAAACAAG GAACTGGACTGTTTGCAATTGTTAACAAAATGACTCTTTCACTGCTGGGCAAGATGGCTATCAGTGCAGCCTTCAGCATTGTGTACATTTACTCTTCTGAGCTCTACCCAACAGTAGTCAG GAACGCTGGCATGGGAGTGTGCTCCATGGCATCACGGTTAGGAGGCATACTGGCGCCCTTCATCCCGTCTTTG AAATTGATACAGTGGGCCCTGCCTTTTATTGTGTTTGGGACTGCTGGTCTGTCGGCAGGGGTTCTGACACTGTTGCTGCCTGAAACCCTCTTGAAGACCCTGCCAGAGACCCTCTCAGACTTGGAACAAGACTCTCCTGATGTTGGTTACCGAAGACTTGGAGATGAAGATTTGTTACTGGAGCCAATTTGCAGAGATTCG CCCACAGCGAGTGgcaggaggatgaggatgagtTCCTCAATGCAGCTGAACAAACACAAATGA